Proteins encoded in a region of the Tachyglossus aculeatus isolate mTacAcu1 chromosome 11, mTacAcu1.pri, whole genome shotgun sequence genome:
- the SNX20 gene encoding sorting nexin-20, whose product MSDGHPGSSPALCSGTEEDGGATSAPWTLDPQDAGAEEEASDPPQIPSPNSSMTTKELQEYWKKEKCYRKPVKLLFEIASTRIAENNVSKFVMYKIVIIQTGSFDGNKAVVERRYSDFERLHKNLLKDFSEEMEDIVFPKKHLTGNFTAEMISERKLAFKDYLRLLYSIQYIRRARAFTDFLTRAELEEAYGCLRAGQYTKALDIFLQVVPLQEKLTHHHPVLLVPSLCAMLVCHRDLECPLEAYGAGERALLLLQGRGGHRYYTPLLEAMIHLAYQLGKDFVSLQEKLEESQLRKLPAKMVTLKELTVREYLH is encoded by the exons ATGAGTGATGGGCATCCGGGAAGTTCCCCGGCCCTCTGTTCAGGCacggaggaggatgggggtgcaACATCAGCTCCGTGGACTCTTGATCCCCAAgatgcaggagcagaggaagaagctTCAG ATCCCCCCCAGATCCCAAGCCCCAACTCATCCATGACAACGAAGGAGCTCCAGGAGTACTGGAAGAAAGAAAAGTGCTACAGAAAACCTGTCAAACTGCTCTTTGAGATTGCCTCCACCAGGATCGCAGAGAACAATGTCTCCAAATTTGTG ATGTACAAAATCGTCATCATCCAGACGGGGAGCTTCGATGGCAACAAAGCAGTAGTGGAACGTCGCTATTCAGACTTCGAGAGGCTGCACAAAAACCTCTTGAAGGATTTCAGCGAGGAAATGGAGGATATCGTCTTCCCCAAAAAGCACCTGACGGGGAACTTCACGGCGGAAATGATCAGTGAGAGGAAACTGGCTTTCAAGGACTATCTGCGGCTCCTGTATTCCATCCAGTACATCCGGAGGGCCCGGGCCTTCACGGATTTCTTAACCCGGGCAGAGCTGGAGGAGGCTTACGGCTGCCTGAGGGCGGGGCAGTACACCAAGGCCCTGGATATCTTCCTCCAAGTGGTGCCCCTGCAAGAGAAACTCACCCACCACCACCCGGTCCTCCTGGTCCCCTCCCTCTGTGCCATGCTGGTGTGCCACCGGGACCTAGAGTGTCCTCTGGAGGCCTACGGGGCCGGGGAGAGGGCTCTCCTGCTCCTTCAGGGGCGAGGCGGGCACAGGTATTACACGCCGCTGCTGGAGGCCATGATCCACCTGGCCTACCAGCTGGGGAAGGACTTTGTGTCTCTGCAGGAGAAGCTAGAAGAAAGTCAGCTCCGAAAGCTCCCAGCCAAGATGGTGACCTTGAAGGAGCTCACCGTACGAGAGTACTTGCACTAA